From Pyrenophora tritici-repentis strain M4 chromosome 1, whole genome shotgun sequence, the proteins below share one genomic window:
- a CDS encoding DDE-3 multi-domain protein, whose protein sequence is MPGTGHRLQPAVLQAILDRIAACESDRAISRATGASRNTVAKLRLSLEFWGVPYPPRCVRLGRPSILRQAQREGLQAYLNGSPGAYMDEMRDFLYDEYDVRISLASVYRELEKMRWSRKLATKRAKEQSEPLRRLYLARMAQHYKAEQIVALDESACNERTGDRKYGWSPIGEPVELSHSFRRSERWSLLPAMTIDGYISYKIFQGAITSEILEDFLEFQVLPFCNPHPGPASVIVLDNASIHRSERVRVLCQSAGVLLEYLPPYSPDFNPIEKSFKQLKGWMKRNSAQAENFIDFGVFLEYAAQLVCCNINCRSWFHRCGYPY, encoded by the coding sequence atgccaggcaccggccaccgcttgcagcccgctgttctccaggctatcctcgaccgaattgctgcctgcgaaagtgatcgagccatctctagagctacaggtgcgagccgtaacacagtagcaaagctgaggttgagcttagagttttggggcgtgccttatccgccgcgctgcgttcgacttgggcggccatctatactccggcaagctcagcgcgaaggccttcaggcatacctcaatggctcaccgggcgcatacatggatgagatgagggacttcttgtacgacgagtacgacgttaggataagccttgcgagcgtttaccgagagctagagaagatgagatggtctcgcaagcttgcaacaaagcgggcaaaggagcagagtgagccactccgccgcctctatcttgccaggatggcgcaacactataaggcggagcagatcgttgcgttggacgagagcgcctgcaatgagcgtacgggcgaccgcaagtatggctggtctccaatcggggagccggtggagctatcacacagcttcaggcgatcagaacggtggtcgctgctgccagccatgacgatagatggctacataagctataagatctttcaaggcgcgattacatctgagatcctagaagacttcttagagtttcaagtgctgccgttctgcaatcctcacccagggccagcctcagtaatcgtgcttgataacgcctccatccatcgatcagagcgtgtacgggtgctttgccaaagtgctggagtactccttgagtatctgccgccatactcaccagatttcaaccccatcgagaagagctttaagcagctcaaggggtggatgaaaaggaattcagcgcaagcggagaacttcattgactttggggtctttcttgagtatgcagcgcagctggtgtgctgtaatattaactgcagaagctggttccataggtgtggctatccctattaa
- a CDS encoding AhpC-TSA-2 domain containing protein translates to MTVPSYTSTDTDAANAHTAPTPDELTQALKVEVYDHEGKTKTLGELAQGKRTVLVFTRHFWCLNCQAYVRCISKSIPPSNLPPNTQILIIGNGSYQPIDTYATNSSSAYPIYTDPTLRLHSLFKFKSALKEGKAGDEQRDYMRNEGSAMSRVWGGIKGALGTLQHVTYVGPKALNGGEMILSADGQCEYMYRMQNTVDHTNVSELARLIGVECDVEGGEDKTQQACGDSCAVEAK, encoded by the exons ATGACCGTTCCATCGTATACATCCACCGATACGGATGCTGCCAACGCGCATACCGCACCAACTCCCGACGAGCTAACGCAAGCGCTGAAGGTGGAGGTCTATGATCACGAGGGCAAGACAAAGACATTGGGGGAGCTTGCTCAGGGGAAACGGACCGTTCTGGTGTTTACTCGGCACTTCT GGTGCTTAAACTGCCAAGCTTACGTTCGGTGCATTTCCAAGTCTATACCTCCTTCGAACCTTCCTCCAAATACTCAAA TACTCATCATAGGCAATGGCTCCTACCAACCCATCGACACCTACGCCACCAACTCCTCATCTGCATATCCCATCTATACAGATCCCACGCTCCGCCTGCACTCACTGTTCAAGTTCAAGTCTGCCCTCAAAGAAGGAAAGGCTGGCGACGAGCAGAGAGACTACATGCGGAACGAGGGTAGTGCCATGAGCAGGGTGTGGGGTGGTATCAAGGGTGCGTTGGGAACTCTGCAACATGTGACTTATGTGGGACCAAAGGCCTTGAATGGTGGAGAGATGATTCTTTCTGCTG ATGGTCAATGCGAGTACATGTACCGCATGCAGAACACGGTGGATCACACCAATGTTTCGGAACTTGCGAGGTTGATTGGTGTTGAGTGTGATGTGGAAGGAGGTGAAGATAAGACGCAACAAGCTTGCGGTGATTCGTGCGCCGTGGAGGCAAAGTAG
- a CDS encoding Glyco-transf-54 multi-domain protein → MHFSPSRLVIGFTVFIACSFFYTINSISARDPTSVFFSPRKGYAPRYSAIRRQQAEAFIEAYNPASVVKTSPDEKKRKLCVGIPSFNRPGAQYLPDTVGSLLEGLTPEERQEIYFMVFIPHSKPETHPAYHEEWLSGLTDQVLTYGYGFDRMQYIRDLERTNNYKEKGLFDYTYLLNACKEQYTPYIALFEDDTVAIDGWYHRTMAAIHEAEQQAALQRAKPYFLYLRLFYTEEFLGWNAEDWKTYLKNSIYVGIIPAVVLVLVRFAQPTTKLSLVLLTRRTFIATYASLAILILIFFGLGRVTVLPMPVGVHEMSQFGCCSQAFVFPNVKAGELVEYFKDRHIGYMDVLTEDFANERGELRYAVTPSVVQHVGRATGNGPWNKWGR, encoded by the exons ATGCATTTCTCGCCCTCTCGCCTTGTCATAGGCTTCACCGTCTTCATTGCATGCAGCTTCTTTTACACAATAAACTCAATATCCGCTCGCGATCCCACGTCCGTTTTCTTCAGCCCACGCAAGGGATACGCTCCCCGCTATTCTGCCATCCGCCGGCAACAGGCGGAAGCCTTTATAGAAGCCTATAACCCCGCCAGCGTCGTCAAAACCTCGCCCGacgagaagaagaggaagctATGTGTCGGCATACCTTCGTTCAATCGCCCCGGCGCACAATACCTGCCCGATACCGTCGGCTCACTGCTCGAAGGCCTTACGCCTGAAGAGCGACAGGAGATATACTTCATGGTCTTCATACCCCACTCGAAACCCGAGACACACCCAGCGTACCACGAAGAATGGCTCTCTGGTCTTACAGACCAAGTGCTGACCTACGGCTACGGCTTCGACCGCATGCAATACATACGTGATTTGGAGAGAACCAACAACTACAAGGAGAAGGGCTTGTTCGACTACACATACCTCTTGAATGCATGCAAGGAGCAGTACACGCCCTACATTGCATTGTTCGAAGATGACACCGTCGCCATCGACGGCTGGTACCACCGCACAATGGCCGCCATCCACGAGGCTGAGCAACAAGCAGCCTTGCAGCGCGCCAAACCCTACTTCCTCTACCTGCGTCTATTCTACACGGAAGAGTTCCTCGGCTGGAACGCAGAGGACTGGAAGACATACCTAAAAAACTCCATATACGTGGGCATCATTCCTGCCGTCGTCCTGGTCTTGGTGCGCTTCGCCCAACCCACAACCAAACTTTCGCTCGTCCTCCTAACCCGCCGCACCTTCATTGCAACCTACGCCTCGCTCGccatcctcatcctcattTTCTTCGGCCTCGGCCGCGTCACCGTCCTCCCCATGCCCGTCGGCGTTCACGAAATGTCGCAATTCGGGTGCTGCAGCCAAGCTTTCGTCTTCCCCAACGTCAAGGCCGGCGAGCTCGTCGAATACTTCAAAGACCGTCACATTGGCTACATGGACGTCTTGACTGAGGACTTTGCAAACGAGCGCGGGGAGCTGCGATATGCGGTCACGCCCAGCGTTGTTCAGCATGTGGGCAGAGCGACTGGTAACGGGCCGTGGAATAAATGGG GGCGTTGA
- a CDS encoding OCH1, Mannosyltransferase OCH1, giving the protein MLSFKKALVLSLACLTLFFIFKAQHHGNTAPNFRNAKDMPRPTAWVNPADRESARKKAAKVQEELKKAKAAQAIKASEKSDKSFNTPDSPAKPPKTQIAMDVLRKKPLKEQLEYQFPYDVDTKTPAYIWQTWKTTPAQGEFDEIFREPEASWSIHHPSFVHEVITDNVAVHLIRHLYASIPEVIEAYNALPVPVLKADFFRYLILLARGGIYSDIDTAALKPASDWIPSDVPVSSYGMVIGIEADPDRPDWADWYSRRIQFCQWTIQSKPGHPVLIDVVANITQETLNRKRDGKLSKDHKGIIEFTGPAVWTDSIFSYFNNPEYFDMSTSKGNITWEHFTGMKAPKKVGDVIVLPITSFSPGVKTMGAGEDDDPMAFVKHNFEGTWKPESLRHIGEIS; this is encoded by the exons ATGCTCTCTTTCAAGAAAGCCCTCGTGCTTTCACTCGCCTGTTTGACGCTTTTTTTCATTTTCAAGGCACAGCACCACGGCAACACCGCGCCCAACTTCCGCAATGCCAAAGACATGCCCCGCCCGACTGCTTGGGTAAATCCGGCCGATAGGGAGAGCGCAAGAAAAAAGGCCGCAAAAGTTCAGGAGGAGCTGAAGAAGGCGAAAGCAGCACAGGCGATCAAGGCATCAGAAAAGAGCGACAAGTCTTTCAACACGCCAGATTCCCCAGCCAAGCCGCCCAAGACACAGATTGCCATGGATGTGCTGAGGAAGAAGCCGCTTAAAGAGCAGCTCGAGTACCAGTTCCCCTACGATGTCGACACCAAGACTCCCGCCTACATTTGGCAGACGTGGAAGACCACCCCCGCACAGGGCGAGTTCGATGAGATTTTCCGCGAGCCCGAGGCTAGTTGGAGTATCCACCACCCCTCGTTTGTACACGAGGTCATCACCGATAACGTCGCCGTACACCTCATCAGACACCTATACGCCTCCATTCCAGAAGTCATTGAAGCCTACAACGCCCTCCCAGTCCCCGTTCTCAAGGCTGACTTTTTCCGTTATCTGATCCTCCTCGCCCGCGGCGGCATCTACTCGGACATTGACACGGCGGCCTTGAAGCCCGCGTCAGACTGGATACCCTCGGATGTGCCTGTAAGCTCCTACGGCATGGTCATTGGTATCGAGGCCGACCCAGACCGCCCAGACTGGGCCGACTGGTACTCTCGTCGTATCCAGTTCTGCCAATGGACTATCCAATCCAAGCCCGGCCACCCTGTTCTTATCGACGTTGTTGCCAACATCACGCAAGAGACACTCAACCGCAAGCGCGATGGAAAGCTTTCCAAGGACCACAAAGGAATAATCGAGTTTACTGGCCCTGCCGTATGGACCGACTCCATCTTCTCGTACTTCAACAACCCCGAATATTTTGATATGAGCACAAGCAAGGGCAACATTACGTGGGAACACTTTACTGGAATGAAGGCACCCAAAAAGGTCGGCGACGTTATCGTCCTGCCCATCACAAGCTTCAGCCCTGGTGTTAAGACTATGGGAGCTGGCGAAGACGACGACCCGATGGCTTTCGTGAAGCACAACTTTGAGG GTACATGGAAGCCCGAAAGCCTGCGTCACATTGGCGAAATCTCATAG
- a CDS encoding annexin A7 encodes MSYYNQPGGYQQPYPGQAPPPQGYGQQPQYQQQPPMYNQQYPPQGGYPPQGYGAPPPNQYPPQGQYGAPPPQGQYGAPPPPQGYGAPPPQGHGPPPGQYGAPPGQYGGPPPPQGQWGAPPPQQGQFGAPPGQYSVQPPQAGFGGPPTQPSLGYGPQQTANINVLNDVEAIRKAMKGFGTDEKALIAILSKKDPIQINTIRTQYDQRFMRSMVVDLEKETSGWFARGLAEISRGPLVSDCYNLMNAMKGLGTKESILDDILIGRSNADLNAIKQKYQELFKRSLQSDLKGDLSAGTEQMYDMIIAARRNEDSHPVTPQEIEQAVTDLQAGMGGFVGKNVPQVCQILTSKNDAQLRAIAQSYQQRFHKSLDGILKSSFSGHMQDALRLMVHRATNRAEAEAVRLEESMAGLGTKDELLVQRVVRCHWDRNFMGAVSQAYKQVYKKDLVKRIEGETRGDYERLLVACVRP; translated from the exons ATGTCGTATTACAACCAGCCAGGAGGGTATCAGCAACCGTACCCGGGCC AAGCCCCTCCTCCCCAAGGATACGGACAACAGCCTCAATATCAACAACAACCACCTATGTATAATCAACAGTATCCACCACAAGGCGGCTATCCGCCTCAGGGCTATGGtgcgccgccgccaaacCAGTACCCTCCGCAAGGTCAATATGGCGCGCCGCCGCCACAAGGTCAATATGGTGCTCCTCCCCCTCCGCAAGGTTACGGTGCTCCTCCTCCTCAAGGACATGGACCTCCTCCCGGTCAATATGGCGCTCCTCCAGGTCAGTACGGAGGGCCGCCGCCACCCCAGGGTCAATGGGGCGCTCCACCCCCGCAACAGGGCCAGTTCGGCGCACCCCCAGGCCAATATAGTGTTCAACCCCCACAGGCTGGATTCGGGGGTCCCCCAACTCAGCCATCTCTCGGATATGGCCCCCAGCAAACGGCCAATATTAATGTCCTCAACGATGTGGAAGCCATTCGTAAGGCGATGAAGGGCTTTGGTACGGACGAGAAAGCGCTCATTGCGATATTATCCAAGAAAGACCCTATTCAAATCAATACGATCCGCACGCAGTATGACCAGCGATTCATGCGCAGCATGGTCGTAGATCTCGAGAAGGAAACGAGTGGTTGGTTTGCGAGGGGCCTAGCAGAGATTTCTCGGGGTCCCTTGGTTTCCGACTGCTACAACCTCATGAACGCCATGAAGGGTTTGGGTACAAAAGAGTCCATATTGGATGACATCCTCATCGGACGCAGCAATGCGGATCTCAACGCAATCAAGCAGAAGTACCAGGAGCTCTTCAAACGGTCTCTCCAGTCAGATCTCAAAGGCGATCTTAGCGCCGGTACCGAGCAAATGTACGATATGATCATCGCTGCCCGCCGCAATGAAGACTCTCACCCGGTTACCCCCCAGGAAATCGAGCAAGCTGTTACCGATCTCCAGGCCGGAATGGGTGGTTTCGTTGGCAAGAACGTCCCCCAAGTCTGCCAGATTCTTACTAGCAAGAACGACGCCCAGCTCCGCGCCATTGCGCAATCGTACCAGCAACGCTTCCACAAGTCGCTTGACGGTATCCTCAAGTCGTCGTTTTCTGGCCACATGCAAGACGCGCTTCGCCTGATGGTGCACCGTGCTACTAACCGAGCTGAGGCCGAGGCTGTTCGCCTAGAGGAGTCCATGGCCGGCCTCGGAACAAAGGATGAGCTCCTCGTTCAGCGCGTCGTCCGCTGTCATTGGGATAGGAACTTTATGGGCGCCGTCAGCCAGGCGTACAAGCAGGTCTACAAGAAGGACTTGGTCAAGCGGATAGAGGGAGAGACGCGTGGTGACTACGAGAGGCTCTTGGTTGCTTGCGTGCGACCTTGA